A genomic stretch from Echeneis naucrates chromosome 6, fEcheNa1.1, whole genome shotgun sequence includes:
- the znf576.2 gene encoding zinc finger protein 576.2: MDSEILNIEEIVMGRGLPDPPPEAPPEKPAEPYKPITLNGPPPPPVQSYQHENLQCFQCFITFCSAKAKERHMKKSHREEYKQQLQQGNTLFTCYVCDRTFLSSEELTQHQPTHSKDDKPFKCVHCKESFKTFSELTSHRRQVCPEKQLVCKDCNETFRSAGLLRTHRLTQHPRPDVETAEQPEDSTKTHRCKKCGQGFEAESELIAHQEKYPEGQQCNGSAPSVKKRGRPSKTEDPAGAEKKGKRKKKDEAEISEEEVKASSTLESAATPAEEKGKAGGAKRGRPSKAATKSEMEDKKSPEEDSQGPGKEKKPKADPAPPRQHPCPECDLSFSSLIQLRAHKKEKHAPRKAHPCDECEESFARPEQLDAHMSRVHAIGRFACPTCGKSFGRERTLKAHQKSHPEEKPENPSAKR, from the exons ATGGACTCAGAGATTCTGAATATAGAGGAGATAGTGATGGGACGAGGATTGCCCGATCCACCTCCTGAAGCTCCCCCTGAAAAGCCAGCTGAACCATACAAACCCATTACTTTGAATGGCCCACCGCCCCCCCCTGTTCAATCCT ACCAGCATGAAAATTTGCAGTGTTTCCAGTGCTTCATCACATTCTGCAGTGCCAAAGCCAAGGAAAGGCACATGAAGAAGAGCCATCGGGAGGAATATAAGCAACAGCTTCAGCAG GGAAACACATTGTTTACATGCTATGTGTGCGACCGCACATTTCTGTCATCTGAGGAACTGACCCAGCACCAGCCAACACACAGCAAGGATGACAAGCCCTTCAAATGTGTTCACTGCAAGGAGAGCTTTAAGACATTTTCTGAA CTCACATCTCATAGAAGACAAGTGTGTCCAGAAAAACAGTTGGTATGTAAAGATTGCAATGAAACCTTCAGGAGTGCTGGACTGCTGCGTACTCATCGCCTTACCCAGCATCCCCGCCCAGATGTAGAGACTGCAGAACAGCCAGAGGACTCCACAAAAACTCATCGCTGTAAGAAGTGCGGTCAGGGCTTTGAAGCAGAGTCGGAGCTGATTGCTCACCAGGAGAAGTACCCTGAAGGTCAGCAATGCAACGGCAGTGCTCCATCTGTGAAGAAACGTGGACGGCCTTCCAAAACCGAAGACCCAGCAGGTgctgagaaaaagggaaagcggaaaaagaaagatgaggcAGAAATCTCTGAAGAAGAAGTGAAAGCTAGCAGCACATTGGAGTCTGCAGCAACCCCAgcagaggaaaagggaaaagcagGTGGAGCAAAGCGAGGCCGTCCTTCTAAAGCAGCAACAAAGTCAGAAATGGAAGATAAGAAGAGTCCTGAGGAAGACAGTCAAGGTCcagggaaggagaagaaaccTAAAGCAGATCCTGCACCTCCTCGTCAGCACCCATGTCCTGAATGTGATCTCTCTTTCTCTAGCTTGATTCAGCTCCGTGCTCACAAGAAGGAGAAACACGCTCCACGGAAAGCCCATCCCTGTGATGAATGTGAAGAGAGTTTTGCTCGTCCTGAACAACTGGATGCACATATGTCACGGGTTCACGCCATTGGCCGCTTTGCCTGTCCAACTTGTGGGAAGAGCTTTGGCCGTGAGCGCACCTTAAAGGCTCACCAGAAAAGCCACCCAGAGGAAAAGCCTGAAAACCCAAGTGCAAAGAGATAA